From the genome of Methanobacterium sp., one region includes:
- the idsA gene encoding short chain isoprenyl diphosphate synthase IdsA: protein MEVKLEVTEILKRYSADIDQEITMALETVDPEALQQASEHLVKAGGKKLRPSLVVLSSEAVGGPVGSALKTGAAVELIHTFSLIHDDIMDQDEKRRGKPSVHVLWGEPMAILAGDTLFSKAFSTVLKSEEDGVAPEKILPALHTVVDSCVKICEGQAMDMGFAERTDVREEEYLTMIYKKTAALIAAATKAGAILGGGTPEQVEALAEYGRLIGMAFQIQDDYLDVASSEEDLGKPVGSDIVEGKMTLLVVHALSQATPDDRERLLTILKEDGDENVSEAMDILEKYGSIHYAWKVAQEDVNQAKKLLDILDDSPAKESLLRVADFVLERSH, encoded by the coding sequence ATGGAAGTAAAACTGGAAGTAACCGAGATCCTCAAAAGATACTCTGCAGACATAGATCAGGAGATAACCATGGCCCTGGAAACAGTGGACCCAGAAGCACTCCAACAGGCATCAGAACATCTGGTTAAAGCCGGTGGGAAAAAACTTAGACCATCCCTGGTGGTTTTGAGCTCAGAAGCAGTGGGAGGGCCAGTTGGATCCGCCCTGAAAACCGGAGCTGCCGTGGAACTCATCCACACCTTTAGTCTGATTCATGATGATATCATGGACCAGGATGAGAAAAGAAGGGGAAAACCCTCAGTACACGTATTGTGGGGGGAACCCATGGCCATCCTGGCCGGGGACACCCTCTTCTCCAAGGCATTCTCCACAGTCCTCAAAAGTGAGGAAGATGGTGTTGCACCCGAGAAAATATTACCGGCACTGCACACTGTGGTGGATAGCTGTGTGAAGATCTGCGAAGGCCAGGCAATGGATATGGGATTTGCCGAGCGCACTGATGTCCGGGAAGAAGAATATCTGACCATGATCTACAAGAAAACCGCAGCACTCATTGCCGCAGCCACCAAAGCAGGAGCCATACTGGGTGGGGGAACACCAGAACAGGTGGAAGCCCTGGCTGAGTATGGTCGTTTGATTGGTATGGCCTTCCAGATACAGGATGATTACCTGGATGTGGCCAGCAGTGAAGAGGATCTGGGAAAACCAGTGGGCAGTGACATAGTAGAGGGTAAAATGACCCTACTGGTGGTGCACGCCCTAAGCCAGGCCACACCTGATGACAGGGAAAGATTACTCACCATCCTTAAAGAAGATGGTGATGAGAATGTTTCTGAGGCAATGGATATCCTGGAAAAATACGGTTCCATACACTACGCATGGAAGGTGGCACAGGAAGATGTTAACCAGGCCAAAAAGTTACTGGACATCCTGGATGACAGCCCAGCCAAGGAATCCCTCCTGCGTGTAGCTGACTTTGTACTGGAACGCAGCCACTAA